From Alienimonas californiensis, a single genomic window includes:
- a CDS encoding TadE/TadG family type IV pilus assembly protein yields the protein MASRPPFRRPGSPRRPAARRGAALVEFAVCLPLFALFLAAILEVNHASMTAATMRAAAEKAGRMGVMEGVSTAEVEALARETAGAAVPNADIRVLVKNAAAFDSGGDPTALSAASLPDIELLSARPRQLFLVRVEVTYQDVSLIPPFLLKGPDGGPKVIYGQAVNRHE from the coding sequence ATGGCCTCCCGACCGCCCTTCCGCCGCCCCGGTTCTCCACGGCGTCCCGCGGCGCGGCGCGGGGCGGCGTTGGTGGAGTTCGCCGTCTGTCTGCCGCTGTTCGCCCTGTTCTTAGCGGCGATTCTGGAGGTGAACCACGCCTCCATGACCGCCGCCACAATGCGGGCCGCCGCGGAAAAGGCGGGTCGGATGGGAGTCATGGAGGGGGTCTCCACCGCGGAGGTCGAGGCCCTCGCCCGCGAAACCGCCGGCGCCGCGGTACCGAACGCCGACATCCGCGTGCTGGTGAAGAACGCCGCCGCGTTCGATTCCGGCGGCGATCCGACCGCCTTGTCGGCGGCGTCGCTGCCGGACATCGAGCTGCTCTCCGCCCGCCCCCGCCAACTGTTCCTGGTGCGGGTGGAGGTGACCTATCAGGACGTCAGCCTGATCCCGCCGTTCCTGCTCAAGGGACCGGACGGCGGGCCGAAAGTGATCTACGGGCAGGCGGTCAATCGCCATGAATAA
- a CDS encoding TadE/TadG family type IV pilus assembly protein, whose translation MNNGLRPAARPAAPRFARGPGRRPGARCKRRGAALVEFAVVAPFFVMLVVASAEMNACIQEVHRLSAALREAGRLSSMDWDESLPGSQTPGEKIEEDVKNFLAAGGTPREDVEFSMSHAEGDSAGEPFALGNSANRLELFTMEASLPTPGGAFAQVWFGDRLRVRFTFRAGRDSHEL comes from the coding sequence ATGAATAACGGCCTCCGCCCCGCCGCCCGCCCTGCCGCCCCCCGTTTTGCCCGCGGTCCCGGCCGCCGTCCCGGCGCCCGCTGCAAGCGGCGGGGGGCGGCGTTGGTCGAATTCGCCGTCGTCGCGCCCTTCTTCGTCATGCTGGTGGTCGCCAGCGCGGAGATGAACGCCTGCATCCAGGAGGTGCACCGGCTCTCCGCGGCGCTGCGGGAGGCCGGCCGCCTCTCCTCGATGGATTGGGACGAATCGCTGCCGGGCAGTCAGACCCCGGGGGAGAAGATCGAGGAGGACGTCAAGAACTTCCTCGCCGCCGGCGGCACCCCGCGGGAGGACGTCGAGTTCTCGATGAGCCACGCCGAAGGCGATTCGGCGGGCGAACCCTTCGCCCTGGGAAACTCTGCGAACCGGCTGGAGCTGTTCACGATGGAGGCCAGCCTGCCCACGCCCGGCGGGGCGTTTGCGCAGGTCTGGTTCGGCGACCGGCTGCGGGTGCGGTTTACCTTCCGCGCCGGCCGCGACAGCCACGAGCTCTAA
- a CDS encoding vWA domain-containing protein: MFTPIAAVCLFAVLGFVALGVDLGLISLTRARMQFATDAAALAAVHELADVVAEGEDPGALDAEMAARARAMAVKVAGMNETFVDGDLDVRLGRRVYDGDLGRYRIQWGSAPYNVVEVAARKENPNTSAPDGQMPAFFSRIFGLTGHSFRVSSIAYTEPRDLVLVLDYSASMNDDSEFPAFNRLGEAEVTENQLEIYDALGLSDGLLPDEPERVTLHGVPEDTRRRIPHITFTPGPWGGRVTSTADIDRLWVLDSSGRWTQHSNVGKSHTFSTSGYRVEEVRVLSWRNDRDFGEYGERIVFNTANTLKGLGLDGVNYPFPGGSWAEFFWFMEHTNTAYAAGQLMEYGKPGLVSYILAYHPSHAATPTLWRAPAQPFHAMKEGVSQLTEYLGSLGYGDHLGLVSYDTTARWETRVNDPAAGMVADVTGDPITMDYAAIDTIQRHRQAGYYQSTTGLGDGVKEAQRMLAEHGRYGARPTILVMTDGNANVSPSGFSLPGDWDWDELTDFDGDGAADYTTNDRHKQYAFYHAREAINEGATVHTLSVGAGADGALMNAMGYAGNGVHIDVPGGNSSEDNEELLREAFRKIAARVPPPRLMLDRDAD, from the coding sequence GTGTTCACGCCGATCGCGGCGGTCTGCCTGTTCGCGGTGTTGGGGTTCGTGGCGCTGGGCGTGGATCTGGGGCTGATCTCCCTGACGCGGGCGCGGATGCAGTTCGCCACCGACGCCGCCGCCCTCGCCGCCGTGCACGAGCTGGCGGACGTCGTCGCCGAGGGCGAGGACCCCGGCGCGCTGGACGCGGAGATGGCCGCCCGGGCCCGCGCGATGGCCGTGAAGGTCGCCGGGATGAACGAGACCTTCGTCGACGGGGATCTCGACGTGCGGCTGGGCCGGCGGGTGTACGACGGCGACCTGGGCCGCTACCGCATCCAGTGGGGCTCGGCTCCGTATAACGTCGTGGAGGTCGCGGCTCGCAAGGAGAACCCGAACACCTCCGCCCCGGACGGGCAGATGCCCGCGTTCTTCAGCCGGATCTTCGGGCTGACCGGACACTCCTTTCGGGTCTCCAGCATCGCTTATACCGAGCCCCGCGACCTCGTGCTGGTGCTCGACTATTCCGCCTCGATGAACGACGACAGCGAGTTCCCGGCGTTCAACCGCCTCGGCGAGGCGGAGGTGACCGAGAACCAACTGGAGATCTACGACGCCCTCGGCCTCAGCGACGGCCTGCTGCCGGACGAGCCGGAGCGGGTCACGCTGCACGGCGTGCCTGAAGATACGCGTCGCCGCATTCCCCACATCACGTTCACCCCGGGCCCTTGGGGCGGGCGGGTCACCAGCACGGCCGACATCGACCGCCTCTGGGTCCTCGACAGTTCCGGCCGGTGGACGCAGCACAGTAACGTCGGGAAGTCGCACACGTTCTCCACGAGCGGCTACCGCGTCGAGGAGGTGCGGGTCCTTTCCTGGAGAAACGACCGGGACTTCGGCGAGTACGGCGAGCGGATCGTCTTCAACACCGCCAATACCCTGAAGGGCCTGGGGCTGGACGGCGTGAACTATCCCTTCCCCGGCGGCAGCTGGGCGGAGTTCTTCTGGTTCATGGAGCACACCAACACCGCCTACGCGGCCGGTCAACTGATGGAATACGGTAAGCCGGGGCTGGTCAGCTACATCCTCGCCTATCACCCCAGCCACGCGGCCACGCCCACGCTATGGCGGGCGCCGGCCCAGCCCTTCCACGCCATGAAGGAGGGCGTGTCGCAGTTGACGGAGTACCTCGGCAGCCTCGGCTACGGGGACCACCTCGGCCTGGTCAGCTACGACACCACCGCCCGTTGGGAAACCCGCGTGAACGACCCGGCCGCCGGCATGGTCGCGGACGTCACCGGCGACCCCATCACCATGGACTACGCCGCAATTGACACGATCCAGCGGCACCGCCAGGCCGGTTATTACCAGTCCACCACCGGCCTGGGCGACGGCGTAAAGGAGGCCCAACGGATGCTCGCCGAGCACGGCCGCTACGGCGCCCGGCCGACGATCCTGGTGATGACGGACGGCAACGCCAACGTCAGCCCCAGCGGCTTCTCCCTCCCGGGCGACTGGGATTGGGACGAACTCACGGACTTCGACGGCGACGGCGCCGCCGACTACACCACCAACGACCGTCACAAACAGTACGCCTTCTATCACGCCCGCGAGGCGATTAACGAGGGCGCCACAGTGCACACCCTCAGCGTCGGCGCCGGGGCGGACGGGGCTCTGATGAACGCCATGGGCTACGCCGGCAACGGCGTGCACATCGACGTCCCCGGCGGCAACAGCTCCGAGGATAACGAAGAATTATTGCGGGAGGCCTTCCGCAAAATCGCCGCCCGCGTCCCCCCGCCCCGCCTGATGCTCGACCGCGACGCGGACTGA
- a CDS encoding Uma2 family endonuclease yields the protein MPQLDKRPAPRRPTVLRGVTWDEYVAMRAKPENAHVKLTYDGPAGGLLEIEMPNGSLHESVGWWLGLLIAAFTEERRIAVRGVGSLTQSRADLQRGLESDLCYYVASLPNLRDRNRIDLQAGDPPPDLCVEVDVTSLGVAKLPIYAALGVPEVWVWADETLTVHRRNGDEGYEVAAESGELPGFPVAFAAELIARRDEAEHFDLLKEWRSAVRPGEHGGAN from the coding sequence ATGCCGCAGCTTGACAAGCGACCCGCCCCCCGGCGGCCGACGGTGCTACGGGGGGTGACGTGGGACGAGTACGTCGCTATGCGGGCCAAGCCGGAGAACGCGCACGTCAAGCTGACCTACGACGGCCCCGCCGGCGGCCTGCTGGAGATCGAGATGCCCAACGGGTCGCTGCATGAATCTGTCGGTTGGTGGCTCGGCCTGCTGATCGCCGCCTTCACCGAGGAACGTCGCATCGCCGTGCGGGGCGTCGGCAGTCTCACGCAGAGCCGGGCGGACCTTCAGCGGGGGTTGGAGTCGGACCTGTGCTACTACGTCGCCTCCCTGCCCAATTTGAGAGACCGAAACCGGATCGACCTGCAAGCCGGCGATCCGCCGCCGGATTTGTGCGTCGAAGTCGACGTGACCAGCCTCGGCGTCGCCAAGCTGCCGATTTACGCGGCCCTCGGGGTGCCGGAGGTGTGGGTCTGGGCGGACGAGACGCTGACCGTCCACCGTCGGAACGGCGACGAGGGTTATGAAGTCGCGGCGGAGAGCGGTGAATTGCCGGGGTTCCCGGTCGCGTTTGCCGCCGAACTGATCGCCCGCCGGGACGAGGCGGAGCACTTCGACCTGCTCAAAGAATGGCGCTCCGCCGTGCGCCCGGGGGAGCACGGCGGAGCGAATTAG
- a CDS encoding isocitrate/isopropylmalate dehydrogenase family protein: MHKVTLIPGDGVGPEIAQATRRCVDAAIEAHGGKIDWDEQACGIEVIEAEGGVPDRVMESIRKNQVALKAPITTPIGKGFRSVNVFLRQELGLYACIRPCKQYKGVRTMYEHIPVDLVVVRENTEDLYAGVEFRAGEQATNEIIEAINARAPGKKINTPPAETGISIKPISHPGTRDIARAAFQYAVDNGRKTVTSICKANIMKFTDGLWYDRTRAVALACGAQFEWEEEKEGVEPDALVTGIDASGVKYNERLIDNMCMQLVQKPELYDILLTENLYGDILSDLCAGLVGGLGVAPGANIGPDSAIFEATHGSAPKYAGQNKVNPTALILSGKMMLAHLGEHQAAAALDNAVAKVIEEGKHVTYDLKADRNDPSAVGTSEMADAIIAAI, from the coding sequence ATGCACAAAGTCACCCTGATCCCCGGCGACGGCGTCGGCCCCGAGATCGCCCAGGCCACCCGCCGCTGCGTGGACGCCGCGATCGAGGCCCACGGCGGCAAGATCGACTGGGACGAGCAGGCCTGCGGCATCGAAGTCATCGAGGCCGAGGGCGGCGTGCCCGACCGCGTGATGGAGTCCATCCGCAAGAACCAGGTCGCCCTCAAGGCCCCCATCACCACGCCGATCGGCAAGGGCTTCCGCAGCGTCAACGTGTTCCTGCGGCAGGAGCTGGGCCTCTACGCCTGCATTCGCCCCTGCAAGCAGTACAAGGGCGTGCGGACGATGTACGAGCACATCCCGGTGGACCTCGTCGTCGTGCGGGAGAACACCGAGGACCTCTACGCCGGCGTCGAGTTCCGGGCCGGCGAACAGGCGACGAACGAAATTATCGAGGCGATCAACGCCCGCGCCCCCGGCAAGAAGATCAACACCCCGCCGGCCGAAACCGGGATCAGCATCAAGCCGATCTCCCACCCCGGCACCCGGGACATCGCCCGGGCGGCGTTCCAATACGCCGTGGACAACGGCCGCAAGACGGTCACGTCCATCTGCAAAGCGAACATCATGAAGTTCACTGACGGCCTGTGGTACGACCGCACCCGGGCCGTCGCCCTGGCCTGCGGCGCCCAGTTCGAGTGGGAGGAGGAAAAAGAGGGCGTGGAGCCGGACGCCCTGGTGACCGGCATCGACGCGTCCGGCGTGAAATATAACGAGCGCCTGATCGACAACATGTGCATGCAGCTCGTCCAGAAGCCGGAACTGTACGACATCCTGCTGACCGAGAACCTGTACGGCGACATCCTGTCCGACCTGTGCGCCGGTCTGGTGGGCGGTCTGGGCGTGGCCCCGGGCGCCAACATCGGCCCGGACAGCGCGATCTTCGAGGCGACCCACGGCAGCGCCCCGAAGTACGCCGGCCAGAACAAGGTGAACCCGACGGCGCTGATCCTCTCCGGCAAGATGATGCTGGCCCACCTCGGCGAGCACCAAGCCGCCGCCGCCCTGGACAACGCCGTCGCCAAGGTGATCGAAGAGGGCAAGCACGTCACCTACGACCTGAAGGCCGACCGCAACGACCCGTCGGCCGTCGGCACCAGCGAAATGGCCGACGCGATTATTGCGGCGATTTAG
- the mog gene encoding molybdopterin adenylyltransferase, producing MLRVGILTVSDRATAGVYEDRGGPAVRDFCEANLADHAGGWEPHSRVVPDEPPQIREAVLDLINEGCRLIIATGGTGPTARDVTPEAILPLLDKELPGFAEKMRADAWDEVPTAILARQACGVRGNALILTLPGSPKAIPQCLGAVWGAVPHCLKLIADNRPADV from the coding sequence ATGCTCCGCGTCGGCATCCTCACCGTCTCCGATCGGGCGACCGCCGGGGTGTATGAAGACCGCGGCGGCCCCGCCGTGCGGGACTTCTGCGAGGCGAACCTCGCCGACCACGCCGGCGGCTGGGAGCCGCACAGCCGCGTCGTGCCGGACGAACCGCCGCAGATCCGCGAGGCGGTGCTCGACCTGATCAATGAAGGTTGTCGCCTGATCATCGCCACCGGCGGCACCGGCCCGACGGCCCGGGACGTCACGCCCGAGGCGATTCTCCCCCTGCTGGACAAGGAACTGCCCGGCTTCGCGGAGAAGATGCGGGCGGACGCCTGGGACGAGGTGCCCACCGCGATCCTCGCCCGTCAGGCCTGCGGCGTGCGGGGGAACGCCCTCATTCTCACGCTCCCCGGCAGCCCCAAAGCGATCCCGCAGTGCCTCGGCGCCGTCTGGGGGGCGGTGCCGCACTGTTTGAAATTGATTGCGGACAACCGGCCCGCGGACGTTTAG
- a CDS encoding citrate/2-methylcitrate synthase yields the protein MPVGLSAHLHTALCRGEDAADVRGYRLSEAASGGTFADVAYLLLHETLPDPDHLADFRTLLTCAAEVPPIIRALTEELPLHVTPGQTLRTVVSLLGEFDAQAGQTGPAAFRIQAVDLMARLPLVFAATRFFKNGKQPEANPELSFSADLVRLLTGKTPTEAEEVAFMADMVLAADPAPSPDVFAARLAAARGADLYGVVTAALCNGDGPPGGGDTITDQEDVTSAVARCVARVPVWAAHAMEQLRELENAPGGHVETTVTYDRPTERLFEPLSER from the coding sequence ATGCCTGTCGGCCTGTCCGCCCACCTGCACACGGCCCTCTGCCGCGGGGAAGACGCCGCGGACGTGCGCGGGTATCGCCTCTCCGAGGCCGCCAGCGGCGGGACGTTTGCGGACGTCGCCTATCTGCTGCTCCACGAGACCCTACCGGACCCGGACCACCTCGCCGACTTCCGCACCCTGCTGACCTGCGCCGCGGAGGTCCCCCCGATCATCCGGGCCCTCACCGAAGAACTGCCCCTGCACGTCACCCCGGGGCAGACGCTCCGCACGGTGGTCAGCCTGCTGGGCGAGTTCGACGCCCAAGCCGGCCAGACCGGCCCCGCGGCGTTCCGCATCCAGGCCGTCGACCTGATGGCCCGCCTGCCGCTGGTGTTCGCGGCCACCCGGTTCTTCAAGAACGGCAAACAGCCGGAGGCGAACCCGGAACTGTCGTTCTCCGCGGACCTGGTGCGCCTGCTGACCGGCAAGACGCCCACCGAGGCGGAGGAGGTGGCGTTCATGGCGGATATGGTCCTCGCCGCGGACCCCGCCCCCAGCCCGGACGTCTTCGCCGCCCGCCTCGCCGCCGCCCGCGGGGCGGACCTGTACGGCGTGGTCACCGCCGCCCTGTGCAACGGCGACGGCCCCCCCGGCGGCGGGGACACGATCACCGATCAGGAGGACGTCACCAGCGCCGTCGCCCGCTGCGTGGCTCGCGTCCCCGTCTGGGCCGCCCACGCCATGGAGCAACTCCGCGAGTTGGAGAACGCCCCCGGCGGCCACGTCGAAACCACCGTCACCTACGACCGCCCCACCGAACGCCTGTTCGAGCCGCTGAGCGAACGGTGA
- a CDS encoding diguanylate cyclase produces the protein MSVLLSAPPPLAPELAVQNRGRTAAAASAPPRPTDSPRLLMDLMDLRPPGGAPPGAPIAAVCRNALIDALRHRDHRTLTHSHRAAWLAGGVARGLGVGGAALAVVETAALLHDVGKIGVPDNILYKPGPLCTDEAELMDLHRGICSTVLQACGASDDLLAVIARVGAEDDPDDDARSEVHDLPGRIVSLCEAYDSLRTAQPYRDGYPHEAALKALSGRTSHRYDPTILDNLDRWVRTQGEASALDELLAPAQGAGTGSDPASALRAVRFCHIFGYLSLLETLYEGFCLLDADLRCTVWSPGLEGLLGHRASDLRGEIRTAGTLEFADADGNPLSDGDRPLDRMLSTGRPLAETVKVRRGAGANGRPGAGANADEWVDVEVQVFHLTDSDGGVRGVAEIYRNLNRPLSRPREYKELRRAATRDPLTGVANRGELESRLARALRESREEGRPLAVMFLDLDHFKSINDTWGHGVGDEVLKHLTTLLKAECYSGETVGRYGGEEFVVVCPQTDLAAAAKRADRLRRVIAETKVNGRSQPRPTASFGVAAAEPGDTVESLVQRADAALYLSKDTGRNKVTALTEAQRRDGADPAAAERRDRVADFRGAAAGGGFRLEQTVQACLAASMVTHKMRGFLEDHAARAISVTDSEIRFKLGHAGLTGRWGRRRDDCPVEVRVKVGAELMKTRSAAGLNDVTLVITPLGWGVKRAVWEERSGQVARDLRAYLAAGQSDVGQWK, from the coding sequence ATGTCCGTCCTCCTCAGTGCCCCGCCGCCGCTCGCCCCGGAACTGGCCGTCCAGAACCGCGGCCGCACCGCCGCCGCCGCGTCGGCTCCGCCGCGGCCGACGGATTCGCCGCGGCTCCTGATGGACCTGATGGACCTCCGCCCGCCCGGCGGCGCCCCCCCGGGGGCGCCGATCGCCGCGGTCTGCCGGAACGCGCTGATCGACGCGCTGCGGCACCGGGACCATCGCACCCTCACCCATTCGCACCGGGCCGCCTGGCTGGCCGGCGGGGTCGCCCGCGGGCTGGGCGTGGGCGGGGCGGCGTTGGCCGTCGTCGAAACCGCCGCCCTGCTGCACGACGTGGGCAAAATCGGCGTGCCGGACAACATCCTCTATAAGCCCGGCCCGCTCTGCACCGACGAGGCCGAATTGATGGACCTGCACCGCGGCATCTGCTCGACGGTGTTGCAGGCCTGCGGCGCCAGCGACGACCTGCTCGCCGTGATCGCCCGCGTCGGCGCCGAGGACGACCCGGACGACGACGCCCGCAGCGAGGTCCACGACCTGCCCGGTCGCATCGTCAGCCTCTGCGAAGCCTACGACTCCCTCCGCACCGCCCAGCCGTACCGCGACGGCTACCCGCACGAGGCGGCGCTCAAGGCGCTGTCCGGCCGCACCTCGCACCGCTACGACCCGACGATCCTCGACAATCTCGACCGCTGGGTGCGGACCCAGGGCGAGGCCTCCGCCCTGGACGAACTGCTCGCCCCGGCCCAGGGCGCCGGGACCGGGTCCGACCCCGCCTCGGCCCTGCGGGCGGTGCGGTTCTGCCATATCTTCGGCTATCTGTCCCTGCTGGAAACGCTTTACGAGGGCTTCTGCCTGCTGGACGCGGACCTCCGCTGCACCGTCTGGAGCCCCGGGCTGGAGGGCCTGCTGGGTCATCGGGCGAGCGACCTGCGGGGTGAAATCCGGACGGCCGGCACGCTGGAGTTCGCGGACGCCGACGGCAACCCGCTGTCCGACGGCGACCGGCCGCTGGACCGCATGCTGTCCACCGGCCGCCCGCTAGCGGAGACCGTGAAGGTCCGCCGCGGCGCCGGAGCGAACGGCCGCCCCGGCGCCGGCGCGAACGCCGACGAATGGGTCGACGTGGAGGTGCAGGTCTTCCACCTGACTGACTCCGACGGCGGGGTGCGGGGGGTGGCGGAGATCTATCGGAACCTGAACCGTCCGCTGTCCCGTCCGCGGGAATATAAGGAGCTGCGGCGGGCCGCGACCCGGGACCCGCTCACCGGCGTGGCGAACCGCGGGGAGTTGGAGTCCCGCCTGGCCCGCGCCCTGCGGGAGAGCCGCGAGGAAGGCCGCCCGCTGGCGGTGATGTTCCTCGACCTGGACCACTTTAAATCGATCAACGACACCTGGGGCCACGGCGTGGGCGACGAGGTGCTCAAGCACCTCACCACGTTGTTAAAAGCGGAGTGCTACAGCGGCGAGACGGTCGGCCGGTACGGCGGGGAGGAGTTCGTCGTCGTCTGCCCGCAGACCGATCTGGCCGCCGCCGCCAAACGGGCCGACCGCCTGCGGCGGGTGATCGCGGAGACGAAGGTGAACGGCCGCTCCCAGCCCCGCCCGACGGCCAGCTTCGGCGTCGCCGCCGCGGAGCCGGGCGACACCGTCGAATCGCTGGTTCAGCGGGCCGACGCGGCCCTGTACCTCTCCAAGGACACCGGCCGGAACAAAGTGACGGCGTTGACGGAGGCCCAGCGCCGCGACGGCGCCGATCCCGCCGCCGCCGAGCGGCGGGACCGCGTCGCCGATTTCCGGGGCGCCGCCGCCGGCGGGGGCTTTCGCCTCGAACAGACGGTGCAGGCCTGCCTGGCGGCGTCGATGGTCACGCACAAGATGCGCGGCTTCCTGGAGGACCACGCCGCCCGGGCGATCAGCGTCACCGACTCCGAGATTCGCTTCAAACTGGGCCACGCCGGCCTGACCGGCCGCTGGGGCCGCCGCCGCGACGACTGCCCTGTGGAGGTCCGCGTGAAGGTCGGGGCGGAGCTGATGAAGACCCGCAGCGCCGCCGGGCTGAACGACGTGACGCTGGTGATCACGCCGCTCGGCTGGGGCGTGAAGCGAGCGGTGTGGGAGGAGCGCAGCGGCCAAGTCGCCCGCGACCTGCGGGCCTACCTCGCCGCGGGGCAGAGCGACGTGGGGCAGTGGAAATAA
- a CDS encoding HDOD domain-containing protein, which produces MIAAAPYRPDRPDPRHRAVPRPHTAPHPSARPAADPAKLDAYLSSVAELQAGDLASRRLLALTGQEDYDMRELVRCVECDPALTAKLLRVVNGARYGLRHRVTGVRRAAAYVGRRSLRLLAVTFSLADRFSPDKPLHAAVWRRAVVSAAAAAELAKGGSGESPAADEAYTAALICDLGVMLLGGFDPSVYPELHLSTPHGPDLLAAERARFGLDHAELGGRFLLKWGLPEELANAAGGHHLEPHEPGPDGDPPAALDVVVRIADRLADAILDPTADRVEAVDALVREWFPGRSTGRLLAGVLSAAAEDADLYPGVSAPDQVATTTAWAERLNCPELTLAAARPDALTAMR; this is translated from the coding sequence ATGATCGCCGCCGCCCCCTACCGTCCCGATCGCCCCGATCCCCGGCACCGCGCCGTGCCGCGGCCGCACACGGCCCCGCACCCGTCGGCACGCCCCGCGGCGGATCCGGCGAAGCTGGACGCCTACCTCTCCTCCGTGGCGGAGTTGCAGGCCGGCGACCTGGCCTCCCGCCGGCTGCTGGCCCTGACCGGGCAGGAGGATTACGACATGCGGGAGCTGGTCCGCTGCGTGGAGTGCGATCCGGCCCTGACCGCGAAGCTGCTGCGGGTCGTCAACGGCGCCCGCTACGGCCTGCGGCACCGCGTGACCGGCGTGCGACGGGCCGCCGCCTACGTCGGGCGCCGCAGCCTGCGGCTGTTGGCGGTCACCTTCAGCCTCGCGGACCGCTTCAGCCCGGACAAACCGCTGCACGCGGCGGTCTGGCGGCGGGCGGTGGTCAGCGCCGCGGCGGCCGCCGAACTGGCCAAGGGGGGCAGCGGCGAATCCCCCGCCGCCGACGAGGCCTACACCGCCGCCCTGATCTGCGATTTAGGGGTGATGCTGCTGGGCGGCTTCGATCCGTCCGTCTATCCCGAGCTGCACCTCAGCACGCCGCACGGCCCGGACCTGCTGGCCGCGGAGCGGGCGCGGTTCGGCCTCGATCACGCGGAGCTGGGCGGCCGGTTCCTGTTGAAGTGGGGGCTGCCGGAGGAACTGGCGAACGCCGCCGGCGGCCATCACCTCGAACCGCACGAACCCGGCCCGGACGGCGACCCGCCGGCGGCGCTGGACGTGGTGGTGCGGATCGCCGACCGACTGGCCGACGCCATCCTCGACCCGACCGCCGACCGCGTGGAAGCGGTCGACGCCCTGGTGCGGGAGTGGTTCCCCGGCCGTTCGACCGGCCGTCTGCTGGCCGGCGTCCTGAGCGCCGCCGCGGAGGACGCCGACCTGTACCCCGGCGTCTCCGCCCCGGACCAGGTCGCCACGACCACGGCCTGGGCGGAGCGGCTGAACTGCCCCGAACTGACCCTCGCCGCCGCCCGCCCGGACGCGCTGACCGCCATGCGGTAG
- a CDS encoding HAD family hydrolase yields the protein MHALLFDIDGTLLLAGSGGPAMAAAARAAFGSVLEEYDVSFHGRTDTAIAGEYHAAHEAEHTPESHRVFQEAYLAALPGVLAGGDGRVLPGVPALLEALSAREDVLLGLLTGNFARGAATKLSHFNLDRYFDLSVGGYGDHSPDRNDVARAAVEVLPPGMDEVWVIGDTPADVTCGKSVGAKTFAVATGSYSRDELAECGADLLLEDLSDTPAVLRALGLS from the coding sequence ATGCACGCATTATTATTCGATATTGACGGCACCCTGCTGCTGGCCGGGTCCGGCGGGCCGGCGATGGCGGCGGCGGCCCGGGCCGCGTTCGGGTCGGTGCTGGAGGAATACGACGTCTCCTTCCACGGCCGAACCGACACGGCCATCGCCGGGGAATATCACGCCGCCCACGAGGCGGAGCACACGCCGGAGAGCCACCGCGTCTTTCAGGAGGCCTACCTCGCCGCGTTGCCCGGCGTGCTGGCGGGGGGCGACGGCCGCGTGCTGCCCGGGGTGCCGGCGCTGCTGGAGGCGCTGTCCGCCCGGGAGGACGTGCTGCTCGGGCTGCTCACCGGCAACTTCGCCCGGGGGGCGGCGACGAAGCTGTCGCACTTCAATTTGGACCGATATTTCGACTTGTCCGTCGGCGGATACGGCGACCACTCCCCCGACCGCAACGACGTCGCCCGGGCCGCGGTGGAGGTGTTGCCGCCGGGGATGGACGAGGTCTGGGTGATCGGCGACACCCCCGCGGACGTCACCTGCGGCAAGTCGGTCGGGGCGAAAACCTTCGCCGTGGCGACCGGGAGTTATTCGCGGGACGAACTGGCCGAGTGCGGGGCCGACCTGTTGTTGGAGGACCTCTCCGACACCCCCGCGGTGCTGCGGGCGTTGGGGTTGAGCTGA
- a CDS encoding sigma-70 family RNA polymerase sigma factor — protein sequence MWPNSDETQQLLADAGRAEGPARTDARNDLMDRHRRSLERLVRMRLDRQVQRRVDASDVVQDVLLEAHKRLDDFLADGSMPFHLWLRQLARDRIIDMHRRHRVAAKRSVDREQSLTSGRPGDDDDDGVRLAAQLKDAELTPAAATIRKELEEKFVAALDELSEDDRDLLLMRHIEGLGNSEVAQALGLSQPAAGMRHLRALRRLRKVLGESAQP from the coding sequence ATGTGGCCGAACTCCGACGAGACGCAACAACTGCTCGCCGACGCCGGGCGGGCCGAAGGCCCGGCCCGCACCGACGCCCGCAACGACCTGATGGACCGCCACCGGCGGAGCCTGGAACGGTTGGTCCGCATGCGGCTGGACCGGCAGGTCCAGCGTCGGGTGGACGCCAGCGACGTCGTGCAGGACGTGTTGCTGGAGGCCCACAAACGGCTGGACGACTTCCTGGCGGACGGCTCGATGCCGTTTCACCTCTGGCTGCGGCAATTGGCCCGCGACCGCATCATCGACATGCACCGCCGGCACCGCGTCGCCGCCAAGCGCAGCGTCGATCGGGAGCAGTCGCTGACGAGCGGCCGCCCCGGCGACGACGATGACGACGGCGTCCGCCTCGCCGCCCAACTCAAAGACGCCGAACTGACCCCCGCCGCGGCGACCATTCGCAAAGAACTGGAAGAGAAGTTCGTCGCCGCCCTCGACGAATTGAGCGAGGACGACCGTGATTTACTGCTGATGCGACATATCGAAGGCCTCGGCAACAGCGAGGTCGCCCAGGCGCTGGGCTTAAGCCAGCCCGCCGCCGGCATGCGGCACCTGCGGGCCCTGCGGCGACTCCGCAAGGTGCTGGGCGAATCGGCGCAGCCGTAG